Genomic window (Oscarella lobularis chromosome 15, ooOscLobu1.1, whole genome shotgun sequence):
ACGCTTAATAATGTCAATCCAACTCAACACAGTCTTAGCAAGGGCACATATAGAtgaaattagagaaaaatacGAACTTCTATTCCACCACTTGGCACTGCTCTCGCCGAATGGAATGACTCTTTTATCGATAGCCCAGGCTATATGTTCAAAGGGATAGTAGAATCGATTCGCCAAATCTGATATCGTATCAATTATCCAAATTAAATCCTATGTGCGTAATTAAATCattgccttaattaatttggcTAATTATATACAAACTTTCGGGCTGCTGTTACGATAGGCGCCGGGTTTTAGAAGTAGCGATACGCTGTCGCCGAATCGAAGGAGAGTTCTGCAGTCGCTTAGCGCACGGTAAAGATTCCGTAAACTCCGCgacagcgtcgtcgttccttGCAGCAATGCTTCCGAAAGCCCAGCAGATAACAACGACGCGTATTGGATAGCTCCaaacaaagaagaacgacctcgcgacgacgctagGAGACTCTGAAGCGCATCAACCATTCTCAAACAcctaacgtgcgctacaaGAAAACAGTAAAGTCAATTAGATGCGAGACATGAGGCCAGAATCGGGTGCCGAAGCCATGACGAGAGCTTGAACGGCCTTGAAATGAGGATTCTTGGACTCGCCGAGCAATTCAAAGAGAACCGACTCGCTCGTGCTAATAAAAGCGCCAGACTGACGAAGTCTCTAAAAATAGCCCCGAatataaatagaaaaaaatcaataaatattattacGTCATAAGCGAGCATTCGATCGACCATGGAACGCGAGGAACAGCCGTCGGCAATCAAATGAACTTCGACGCCTCGGCCCAAAAGATCCAAAGTTGTTTGTTGAACGCAAACGTGGGTCTAGTTGGAAatattttaaataattaaatattttttcgtaCTGAGGACGCGTGCCTCTATTCCAAATATGACGACGGATTCtatatttttgtttttattgaGATATTCTTCGACTTCCGGTATGAGCAttgaaaattttgttttgggAAAAACTTGAGCGTTGGAAACGTCAATTTCCGATACAGTACTTCCAAGGCCTAGATTATTACTAGTActcgattatttatttacataGTTAATGGGGCACGTGACCTTTGGGGtactaaaaaaattcttatcatttatctatttaattagtCGATTTCTTGTTACTTGCTCCGTGGCTATGACCGGTATTCCCATTATTTTAGCCGCTTCGACCTGAACGAACACTCgccgcgatgacgtcacgtaaaTCGTCACTCTCACCATgcgtttcgcgacgacgatgatttcAGGGAAATAGCGTATGGAAGGGCGAAATTTTTCTTGCATGTCGCACAGAAAAAAGGCCGTATTCTCGGCGGCGAGCCTGCCGACACGTAAAACGGCAGCCATTGTTTGTAGGGACCCTATATCTATCACGTGATATTGAAACACGCCCTGTTTCCGTTCTTGGGGCGTTTCCCGCAatgtcgtcgctcgaatCGGTGAAAACTCCGTCGGACGTCAGCCGCGATTGCGAAGAGTCGATCGATTTGATACAACTCGTCGCGGATTTGCTCCTCCTGCACGGCGATCCCGAACCGACGGCTCTAGAGCCCGTCACGAGCGCTTCGGACTCGTACGCGAAATGTCGCGACACGATCGTCGCCCGAACGAAAGGCCTCGCAATCATGGTCAACGAACTCGCGACTCAAATACGCGCAAACAAGCTCGCCGACGTGTCGCGAACGATTCGAAGTGGAGCGGAGGCGGTGGTCGCGCTCACGGAAGCGGCGACGCACGCCGCCTACAcggtcggcgtcgccgatccGGGAAGTACGGCTGCATATCCGGGACTCGTGGACAGGTATCgtttttcgcgcgcgaaacATCGCATATTGGGCGCGTGTGCGAGATTCGATTTGTCGTACGGGATACTGACGGAGCAACAAATTTTGCAAATATCCGCGCAGATTGCGCATAATCTTACTATATTGACAGAAACGTGTCAAATTGCAGCGAATCAGGCTGCAGATCCTCAGTCCCAAGACCAATTTAGACAGTGCAGTAAAAGCATTAGCGGAACTACGGCCGCGCTGCTGGCCAGTATAAAAGCGTACGCTAAGACTCGACAAGATAAAGATCGCGAAAAATGCGTTATATTCAGTAAGCCTCTAATTGAAGTCATCGACGCTGTATTGGCCTTTGGAGCTTTGGCTGAATACGCTGGAGAGCCAGCACGAATGAGTGAAATTGGTAAATCGACTCAGCAGGCGATTTTAGGCGgtgccatggcaacggtgGCATCCTGCGTCAAACTCTTCAACGTCATTCCGGGCCTAGTGAGAAACGTAGCAGATACGGAAGCGTGGAAGAATTTGATGCTGTGTTCAAAGGCTGTTGCCGAGGCAACGAAATTGCTATGCAGCGCTTTGAGAGAACATAGCATAGAGGGATTGAAGTAGTGCACGTGCTAATAATGAACAGTCAAGCCCGtataaatgaataaattcCCGTCCATGCAACCCACCAATCATCGGTCGTCTTCTAACCGCGTTAGCGCGCGAGCTGTCAATCATCATTCCGCAGTTGCAACGGCATGGACTCGTGGAAAGCGACGATAGGACAAGAATCGGTCTTCTACAGCCAAAACGTCGATCCCGACTCGCGCGCCTACAACTACCCGTTCGCGTGGCGCTTTCGCGGCTCCGTCGTCGATCCCACTCGCTTAGAACTCGCTCTACGACGCGTCATCGCACGTCACGTGTCCCTCCACGCACGTTTTGCCGCAGATTCGACGACGGGATCGCTTCAAATGATCGCAcgacgtctcgacgacgtcgaaatcgcccGCGAAACGACATCTACGTCGAATCTCGACGCGCGATTGCGTCGACTCGCCGAGCGGCCCATGAATCTCGCTATAGAGTCGAGTCGCTTCGCGATTCTATCctgcggcgtcgacgacgtcgttctatTCGTCAACGTTCAtcacatcgtcgtcgacggccaatcgattcgcgttttcgtcgacgatctcgtcacCGTTTACGGTTTCCTCGCGGGGGTCTCGACACCTTCGAGTCTTCACGTGACGTACGTCGACTATTGCCGGTGGGAAAATTCTCGACTGAGCGATGACGTAGTCAGCCGGGATATCGATTTCTGGCTGCCGTCGTTACGCGGCGTCAAAACGCATATTCAACTGCCGGAAGTACGGCAGAAGAAGTCGTGTGGAGCACGTGGCGAACACGTGACTAAACACGTGGATAATAAATGCGTGCTGGAGTCTTTACGGACTTTAGCCACTTCAGCGAAGGCCACGCCTTTCGCCGTTCTTCTTACAACCTTCGCTTTTGTTGTAGGAAAGATGTCCGCGACGGATGATCTTCTCGTCGGCATAGCAACCGAGAATCGCCCACCTGACACTCACTACCGCAAAGTCATTGGCTATTTTTCCCgcctttttcctcttcgcgTTGATTTCTCCTCAGGCGAGCTCACGTTCAGAC
Coding sequences:
- the LOC136196041 gene encoding peroxisomal membrane protein 11C-like; its protein translation is MVDALQSLLASSRGRSSLFGAIQYASLLSAGLSEALLQGTTTLSRSLRNLYRALSDCRTLLRFGDSVSLLLKPGAYRNSSPKDLIWIIDTISDLANRFYYPFEHIAWAIDKRVIPFGESSAKWWNRSSYFSLISSICALAKTVLSWIDIIKRKGELPSSDRRQLRKEEFLVTVDFFTNVARLIVSVHYLPDGMLWGTKLSSTSLGLLGMISSLVSLWKMIDEF
- the LOC136196039 gene encoding isochorismatase domain-containing protein 1-like, whose protein sequence is MAAVLRVGRLAAENTAFFLCDMQEKFRPSIRYFPEIIVVAKRMVEAAKIMGIPVIATEQYPKGLGSTVSEIDVSNAQVFPKTKFSMLIPEVEEYLNKNKNIESVVIFGIETHVCVQQTTLDLLGRGVEVHLIADGCSSRSMVDRMLAYDRLRQSGAFISTSESVLFELLGESKNPHFKAVQALVMASAPDSGLMSRI
- the LOC136196034 gene encoding talin rod domain-containing protein 1-like, which encodes MSSLESVKTPSDVSRDCEESIDLIQLVADLLLLHGDPEPTALEPVTSASDSYAKCRDTIVARTKGLAIMVNELATQIRANKLADVSRTIRSGAEAVVALTEAATHAAYTVGVADPGSTAAYPGLVDRYRFSRAKHRILGACARFDLSYGILTEQQILQISAQIAHNLTILTETCQIAANQAADPQSQDQFRQCSKSISGTTAALLASIKAYAKTRQDKDREKCVIFSKPLIEVIDAVLAFGALAEYAGEPARMSEIGKSTQQAILGGAMATVASCVKLFNVIPGLVRNVADTEAWKNLMLCSKAVAEATKLLCSALREHSIEGLK